One genomic segment of Rhizobium sp. 11515TR includes these proteins:
- the amaB gene encoding L-piperidine-6-carboxylate dehydrogenase: MNIAAKTLSVAAEAGAILEKLGVDKALYTQGDMPSYSPVTGEKIGSLKTVSADEAAKKIEKAHAAFRAWRLVPAPKRGELVRLLGEELRAAKDDLGRLVSIEAGKIRSEGLGEVQEMIDICDFAVGLSRQLYGLTIATERPGHRMMETWHPLGVVGIISAFNFPVAVWSWNAALALICGDAVVWKPSEKTPLTALASQAILDRALARFGDAPEGLSQVLIGDRAIGEVLVDHPKVPLVSATGSTRMGREVGPRLAKRFARAILELGGNNAGIVCPSADLDMALRAIAFGAMGTAGQRCTTLRRLFVHNSVYDQLVPRLKKAYQSVSVGDPLHSSALVGPLIDKAAFDNMQKAIAEAKAHGGSVTGGERIDVGHAEGYYTKPALVEMPKQAGPVMEETFAPILYVMPYDDFDAVIDEHNAVAAGLSSSIFTRDMQESERFLAADGSDCGIANVNIGTSGAEIGGAFGGEKETGGGRESGSDAWKAYMRRATNTVNYSKALPLAQGVSFDIE, translated from the coding sequence ATGAACATTGCAGCCAAGACCCTTTCCGTTGCAGCCGAAGCCGGCGCCATTCTCGAAAAGCTCGGCGTCGACAAGGCGCTCTACACGCAAGGCGACATGCCCTCCTATTCCCCGGTCACCGGCGAGAAGATCGGCAGCCTCAAGACCGTTTCGGCCGATGAAGCGGCGAAGAAAATCGAGAAGGCGCATGCCGCATTCCGCGCCTGGCGCCTTGTTCCGGCACCGAAGCGCGGCGAACTGGTGCGTCTGCTCGGCGAAGAGCTGCGCGCCGCCAAGGACGATCTCGGCCGCCTGGTTTCCATCGAAGCCGGCAAGATCCGCTCCGAGGGCCTCGGTGAAGTGCAGGAGATGATCGACATCTGCGATTTCGCCGTCGGCCTTTCCCGCCAGCTGTACGGCCTGACGATTGCGACCGAACGCCCAGGCCATCGCATGATGGAAACCTGGCATCCGCTCGGTGTCGTCGGCATCATCTCCGCCTTCAATTTCCCGGTCGCGGTCTGGTCGTGGAATGCGGCGCTGGCGCTGATCTGCGGCGATGCCGTCGTCTGGAAGCCCTCGGAAAAGACGCCGCTGACCGCCCTTGCCTCGCAGGCAATCCTCGATCGTGCACTTGCCCGCTTCGGCGACGCGCCGGAAGGTCTTTCGCAGGTACTGATCGGCGATCGTGCGATCGGCGAAGTCCTCGTCGATCATCCGAAAGTGCCGCTCGTTTCGGCAACCGGCTCGACGCGTATGGGCCGTGAGGTCGGACCGCGGCTCGCCAAGCGCTTTGCCCGCGCCATTCTCGAACTCGGCGGCAACAATGCCGGCATCGTCTGCCCGTCGGCCGACCTCGACATGGCGCTGCGTGCCATCGCCTTCGGCGCCATGGGCACGGCCGGTCAGCGCTGCACGACGCTGCGCCGCCTCTTCGTTCACAACAGCGTCTACGACCAGCTCGTGCCGCGTCTGAAGAAAGCCTATCAGAGCGTATCGGTTGGCGATCCCCTGCACTCCTCTGCTCTCGTCGGTCCGCTGATCGACAAGGCCGCCTTCGACAACATGCAGAAGGCGATTGCCGAAGCGAAGGCTCATGGCGGCTCCGTCACCGGCGGCGAGCGGATCGATGTCGGCCACGCCGAAGGCTACTATACAAAGCCTGCGCTTGTGGAAATGCCGAAGCAGGCAGGCCCGGTCATGGAAGAAACCTTCGCGCCCATCCTCTACGTCATGCCCTATGACGATTTCGACGCCGTCATCGACGAGCACAACGCCGTTGCCGCCGGCCTGTCGTCGTCGATCTTCACGCGCGACATGCAGGAATCCGAGCGTTTCCTCGCAGCCGATGGCTCCGATTGCGGTATCGCCAACGTCAATATCGGCACCTCCGGTGCCGAAATCGGCGGCGCATTCGGCGGCGAGAAGGAAACCGGCGGCGGCCGCGAATCCGGCTCTGATGCCTGGAAGGCCTATATGCGCCGTGCGACCAACACTGTGAACTACTCCAAGGCCCTGCCGCTGGCGCAGGGTGTCTCCTTCGACATCGAGTAA
- a CDS encoding nucleotidyltransferase family protein produces the protein MSIFETAMQATRSVLASRFTSYSFAFASGSIIRGEGRKGSDIDLVVVFDHRETGWRETFIEGEFPFEVFVHDRETLSWFFESDIARGYPVIIHMVATGQILGPNPDKGQAWKDYATSILHNGPPKLEDEKLNALKYQITDLLDDLHGERAAPEIRAIAAQLYQPLADLMLLGRGKWSGRGKWIPRLLREMDRDLADRFDDAFGRASAGELEALCNLTHSELDRHGGPFFAGDKRIAPQQARRKSLVPRG, from the coding sequence ATGAGCATATTTGAAACGGCAATGCAGGCGACCCGTTCGGTTCTCGCCAGCCGTTTTACGAGCTATTCATTTGCCTTTGCCTCAGGGTCGATCATACGAGGCGAGGGAAGAAAGGGCTCCGACATCGATCTGGTCGTGGTCTTCGATCATCGCGAAACCGGTTGGCGCGAGACCTTTATCGAGGGCGAGTTTCCGTTCGAAGTGTTTGTTCACGACCGGGAGACACTCAGCTGGTTTTTCGAGAGCGATATTGCGCGTGGCTATCCCGTTATCATTCATATGGTTGCGACAGGCCAGATCCTCGGGCCAAATCCTGACAAGGGGCAGGCCTGGAAGGACTATGCTACCAGCATCCTCCATAATGGCCCACCGAAGCTGGAAGATGAGAAGCTGAATGCTCTGAAATATCAGATCACCGATCTTCTCGATGACCTGCATGGAGAGCGGGCGGCTCCGGAGATACGCGCAATTGCCGCGCAACTCTATCAGCCTTTGGCTGACCTTATGCTGCTCGGGCGAGGCAAATGGTCGGGCAGGGGCAAGTGGATTCCCCGCCTGCTTCGAGAGATGGATCGGGACCTTGCCGATAGGTTCGACGACGCCTTCGGGCGTGCCTCAGCCGGAGAGTTGGAGGCATTGTGCAATCTGACGCATAGCGAACTGGACCGGCACGGCGGGCCGTTTTTCGCCGGAGACAAGCGCATCGCGCCGCAACAGGCGAGACGCAAGAGCCTTGTGCCCCGTGGTTGA
- a CDS encoding LLM class flavin-dependent oxidoreductase, translated as MKMHPLKGPNRLKLGVFSTNADGGLAITDVPERWTAGWQDNLTAAQIADRAGLEFFLPIARWRGFGGKNRVREWSFETFTWAAALSAATEQIGLFMTVHVPLVHPLYAAKSLATVDHISQGRAGLNIVCGWNPKEFGMFGVPLVEKGYDQAAEWLEVVERLYASDEPIDYGGSYYNLKEAVSRPASLQAPRPVTMNAAFGDPGRDFAAAHCDYLFTTFTEIDDAGKHVTDIAARAEGKGRQVGVYTVCHVVCRETQTEAEDYYTLYAVTMADHAAVDQHMAGKKEFSQSHDREAYDRYRQRFAGGAGSYPLIGTPQRIAEEMIAIAEQGYAGIALSFVNYTEELPYFCDRVLPILTKAGLRAG; from the coding sequence ATGAAGATGCATCCGCTGAAGGGGCCGAACAGGCTGAAGCTCGGTGTTTTCTCGACCAATGCGGATGGCGGGCTCGCGATCACCGACGTGCCGGAGCGTTGGACGGCCGGCTGGCAGGATAATCTGACCGCAGCACAGATCGCCGACCGGGCGGGGCTCGAATTCTTTCTGCCGATTGCCCGCTGGCGCGGTTTCGGCGGCAAGAACCGCGTGCGTGAATGGTCGTTCGAGACTTTCACCTGGGCTGCTGCGCTCTCCGCTGCGACCGAGCAGATCGGCCTTTTCATGACGGTGCACGTACCGCTCGTCCATCCCCTTTATGCTGCCAAGTCGCTTGCGACGGTCGATCATATCAGCCAGGGGCGAGCCGGGCTGAACATTGTCTGTGGCTGGAACCCGAAGGAATTCGGCATGTTCGGCGTGCCGCTGGTCGAAAAAGGCTACGACCAAGCCGCCGAATGGCTGGAAGTTGTCGAAAGGCTCTACGCCTCCGATGAGCCGATCGACTATGGCGGCAGCTACTATAATCTGAAAGAAGCCGTCAGCCGTCCCGCAAGCCTGCAGGCGCCACGGCCGGTGACGATGAATGCGGCCTTCGGCGACCCCGGTCGAGACTTTGCCGCGGCGCATTGCGACTATCTCTTCACCACCTTCACCGAGATCGATGACGCCGGAAAGCATGTGACTGACATCGCTGCACGGGCGGAAGGCAAAGGCAGGCAAGTCGGCGTTTATACCGTCTGTCACGTCGTCTGCCGCGAGACACAGACGGAGGCAGAGGATTACTATACGCTCTATGCCGTGACCATGGCCGATCACGCTGCCGTCGACCAGCACATGGCCGGCAAGAAGGAGTTCTCGCAATCTCATGATCGCGAGGCCTATGACCGCTACCGCCAGCGGTTTGCCGGTGGAGCAGGCAGCTATCCGCTGATCGGCACGCCGCAGCGCATTGCCGAAGAGATGATCGCCATTGCCGAGCAAGGCTATGCCGGCATCGCCTTGTCCTTCGTCAACTATACGGAGGAACTGCCCTATTTCTGCGATCGGGTGCTTCCGATTCTGACGAAGGCTGGGCTCCGCGCGGGGTGA
- a CDS encoding LysR family transcriptional regulator — MTMRRRLIPDIVNLQAFECAARHQNFSRAAEELNLTQSAVSRQIGDLEQQTGLKLFERVRQRVVLSEAGLRLLPEVKDLLLRSERLMIGAVAAGQMKLSLKVATLPTFGTRWLVPRLGRFLDEHRDVAVTVESRSKPFNFEEDNFDLAIHYGLPAWAGAVATFLCNETVLPVASRELAGRLSLISPDELVGAPLLHLTTRPKLWAQWFDLQELPTENAYPGARFDQFSMIIAAAIAGLGVALLPTYLIEDELKAGTLLPLFNLPMPTENSYYVVMPERKQTNETATLFQDWLLSEVTPQS; from the coding sequence ATGACTATGCGTCGACGTCTCATCCCTGACATCGTCAATCTTCAGGCATTCGAATGCGCGGCGCGCCATCAGAATTTCTCGCGTGCCGCCGAAGAACTCAATTTGACTCAAAGCGCGGTCAGTCGGCAAATCGGCGATCTGGAGCAGCAGACGGGCCTGAAGCTGTTCGAGCGCGTCCGCCAACGCGTCGTGCTCTCCGAGGCCGGACTTCGGCTGTTGCCGGAGGTGAAGGATCTGCTCTTGCGTTCGGAGCGGCTGATGATCGGCGCCGTTGCCGCCGGCCAGATGAAATTGTCTCTGAAGGTCGCAACCTTGCCGACCTTCGGCACACGCTGGCTGGTGCCGCGCCTCGGCCGGTTTCTCGACGAACATCGCGATGTCGCAGTCACGGTGGAATCCCGGTCCAAGCCCTTCAATTTTGAGGAGGATAATTTCGATCTTGCCATTCACTATGGCCTGCCGGCCTGGGCCGGCGCGGTTGCTACTTTTCTTTGCAATGAGACCGTGCTGCCCGTTGCCAGCCGGGAACTTGCCGGACGGCTGAGTCTGATCTCGCCGGACGAGCTGGTGGGTGCGCCGCTGCTGCATCTGACGACGCGTCCGAAGCTCTGGGCGCAGTGGTTCGATCTGCAGGAGCTGCCGACGGAGAATGCCTATCCCGGTGCGCGCTTCGACCAGTTTTCCATGATCATCGCAGCCGCCATCGCCGGGCTGGGTGTGGCGCTCCTGCCGACCTATCTGATCGAGGATGAGCTCAAGGCCGGCACGCTTCTGCCGCTGTTTAATCTGCCGATGCCGACCGAGAACAGCTATTACGTTGTCATGCCGGAAAGGAAGCAAACGAACGAGACTGCGACATTATTTCAGGACTGGCTGTTGAGTGAGGTGACGCCGCAATCATAG
- a CDS encoding Lrp/AsnC family transcriptional regulator, with translation MSATLDEIDRRILRVLQRDGRISNVDLAKEVGLSPSPCLRRVRLLEDAGIIDRYIAVLDPAKVGAGLTVFARVWFKTQDAQVTLQFAEAVRRFPEVMECYLTTGECDAVLRIVTADLHSYWRFQADHLTRIPSVLNVKTDVPMETLKRSFELPLAS, from the coding sequence GTGTCAGCGACTTTGGACGAGATCGATCGGCGTATCCTCCGGGTGCTACAGCGCGACGGACGCATCTCCAATGTGGACCTCGCGAAGGAAGTGGGGTTGTCGCCGTCACCCTGTCTTCGCCGCGTGCGATTGCTGGAGGATGCTGGCATCATCGATCGCTATATTGCCGTCCTAGACCCGGCAAAGGTGGGTGCGGGCCTTACCGTGTTTGCCCGTGTCTGGTTCAAGACGCAGGATGCGCAAGTCACCCTGCAATTCGCGGAGGCCGTCAGGCGGTTTCCTGAAGTCATGGAATGTTATCTGACGACGGGCGAATGCGATGCCGTCCTGCGCATCGTCACGGCTGATCTGCACAGCTATTGGCGGTTTCAGGCTGACCACTTGACGCGCATCCCGAGCGTATTGAACGTCAAGACCGATGTGCCAATGGAAACGCTGAAGCGAAGCTTTGAGCTGCCTCTGGCCTCGTAA
- a CDS encoding argininosuccinate synthase encodes MSKKLKKVVLAYSGGLDTSIILKWLQQTYGCEVVTFTADLGQGEELEPARRKAEQLGVTDIRIEDVREEFVRDFVFPMFRANALYEGQYLLGSSIARPLIAKHLINIAREVDADAIAHGSTGKGNDQVRFELAANALDPSITIIAPWREWAIQSRTQLIEYAEAHQIPVPKDKRGEAPFSTDANLLHTSTEGKILEDPAEIAPSHIYQRTVDPLEAPDEPEIIVIGFEKGDAVSLNGEAITPAGLLTKLNQLGGRHGIGRIDLVENRFVGMKSRGVYETPGGTILLAAHRGIESITLDRAAAHLKDEIMPRYAALIYNGFWYSPERAMLQALIDRSQIHVGGEVTLRLYKGSASVIARTSPASLYSTDLVTFEESSGAYDHHDAEGFIKLNGLRLKSWAMRNARMAASALDLDCA; translated from the coding sequence ATGTCGAAAAAGCTCAAGAAAGTCGTACTCGCCTATTCGGGAGGCCTGGACACATCCATCATCCTGAAATGGCTGCAGCAAACCTACGGCTGCGAAGTCGTGACCTTTACCGCCGACCTTGGTCAAGGCGAGGAGCTTGAGCCCGCCCGCCGAAAGGCCGAGCAATTGGGCGTCACAGATATCAGGATCGAAGATGTCCGCGAGGAATTCGTTCGGGATTTCGTTTTCCCGATGTTCCGGGCAAACGCGCTCTATGAGGGGCAATATCTCCTCGGCTCCTCCATCGCCCGCCCGCTCATCGCCAAGCATCTCATCAATATCGCACGCGAGGTGGATGCCGATGCCATTGCTCACGGCTCCACAGGCAAGGGCAATGATCAGGTGCGTTTCGAACTGGCGGCCAATGCGCTCGACCCGTCGATCACGATCATCGCGCCATGGCGCGAGTGGGCCATCCAATCGCGCACCCAGCTGATCGAATATGCCGAAGCGCATCAAATTCCCGTGCCGAAGGATAAGCGCGGCGAGGCTCCCTTTTCGACCGACGCTAATCTCCTGCACACCTCCACCGAGGGCAAGATCCTGGAAGACCCGGCTGAAATCGCGCCATCCCATATCTACCAGCGCACCGTCGATCCTCTGGAGGCACCCGACGAGCCGGAGATCATCGTCATCGGCTTTGAAAAGGGCGATGCCGTTTCCCTGAATGGCGAAGCGATAACGCCCGCAGGCCTCCTGACGAAGCTCAACCAATTGGGCGGCAGGCACGGGATCGGCAGAATCGATCTCGTCGAGAACCGTTTCGTCGGGATGAAATCGCGTGGCGTTTACGAAACCCCGGGCGGCACGATCCTCCTCGCCGCCCATCGCGGGATCGAATCCATCACGCTCGACCGCGCCGCTGCACATTTGAAGGACGAGATCATGCCCCGCTACGCTGCGCTGATCTACAACGGATTTTGGTATTCTCCCGAGCGGGCAATGCTGCAGGCATTGATCGATCGGAGCCAAATCCATGTCGGCGGCGAAGTGACGCTCAGGCTCTACAAGGGCTCAGCCAGTGTGATCGCGCGTACCTCGCCCGCCTCGCTCTACTCGACCGACCTCGTCACCTTCGAGGAAAGCTCCGGAGCATATGATCACCACGACGCGGAAGGTTTCATCAAACTCAATGGCCTACGTCTGAAGAGCTGGGCAATGCGAAACGCCAGGATGGCGGCATCTGCTCTTGACCTCGACTGCGCTTGA
- a CDS encoding mechanosensitive ion channel family protein: MDDQTTNIVVATRSALDQASALAVQYGFSLLGAIILLIGGWLLAGIISRSAYRVISRIRGIDETLASFFQNVLHYSLLILVFITVLGQFGVQTASIIAALGAAGLAIGLALQGTLQNIAAGIMLLILRPFRVGEYIETANVKGYIKEIGLFATEMRTADGLYLMAPNSTLWNTPIINHSREPDRRQQLSVAMGEKIDIDLARKTILDILKGDQRIKTTPAPKVFLDELAVDQAVLNIEYWAITTSWSDVRHDVVSKLKARLAEPDITIKSPTEATGPAD, translated from the coding sequence GTCGCCACTCGCTCGGCACTCGACCAGGCCTCGGCACTCGCGGTTCAATATGGATTTTCGCTTCTCGGCGCGATCATTCTTCTGATCGGTGGCTGGCTTCTTGCGGGCATTATCAGCCGTTCGGCCTACCGTGTCATCTCACGCATTCGCGGCATAGACGAAACGCTCGCGAGCTTCTTCCAGAATGTCCTGCACTACAGCTTGCTCATCCTTGTCTTCATCACCGTCCTTGGCCAGTTCGGCGTTCAGACAGCCTCCATCATCGCCGCTCTCGGTGCTGCCGGCCTCGCGATCGGCCTGGCACTGCAAGGCACGCTTCAAAATATCGCCGCCGGCATCATGCTGCTGATCCTGCGGCCATTTCGGGTCGGCGAATATATCGAGACGGCGAACGTCAAAGGTTACATCAAGGAGATCGGGCTCTTCGCGACGGAGATGAGGACGGCCGACGGCCTCTATCTGATGGCACCGAACTCCACGCTCTGGAACACGCCCATCATCAATCACAGCCGCGAGCCGGACCGCCGCCAGCAATTGTCCGTTGCCATGGGTGAGAAAATCGACATCGATCTTGCCCGCAAAACAATCCTGGACATCCTGAAAGGGGATCAGCGCATCAAGACCACACCCGCACCGAAGGTTTTTCTCGACGAGCTGGCCGTCGATCAAGCCGTGCTCAACATCGAATATTGGGCGATCACCACGTCGTGGTCCGATGTCCGGCACGATGTCGTCTCGAAGCTCAAGGCCAGGCTTGCCGAGCCCGACATAACGATCAAATCACCGACGGAGGCGACAGGGCCTGCCGACTGA
- the hglS gene encoding 2-oxoadipate dioxygenase/decarboxylase HglS, whose amino-acid sequence MKPDHVSTSDIRSAFSAAMSAMYREEVPAYGTLMELVARVNDETLAAQPELKERLEATDYLDRISEERHGAIRLGTAAELAMMARVFAVMGMHPVGYYDLSTAGVPVHSTAFRPIGDAELKRNPFRVFTSLLRLDLIADEDLRKAAADILAKRQIFTEGAVALTQKAEREGGLTMADASQFVDEVLETFRWHDEANVDAGMYHRLHDAHRLIADVVSFKGPHINHLTPRTLDIDRVQALMPDYDIAPKAIVEGPPTRACPILLRQTSFKALEEPVSFRNADGVWEAGSHTARFGEIEQRGIALTPKGRALYDRLLDQSRKIVRPAADGSNARDYEAALAQSFADFPDDWAAIRAEGLGYFTYSLTAKGKTAATSHGDIGALIDQGLVQFDPIVYEDFLPVSAAGIFQSNLGDGAQQDFVASPNQQRFEADLGMKVLNEFDHYAGIEQASIDACLRALSKQDAAE is encoded by the coding sequence ATGAAGCCTGACCACGTCTCGACCAGCGATATTCGCAGCGCTTTTTCCGCCGCCATGTCGGCGATGTATCGCGAGGAGGTTCCCGCCTATGGCACGCTCATGGAGCTGGTCGCTCGCGTCAACGACGAAACGCTGGCGGCACAGCCAGAGCTTAAGGAGCGGCTGGAGGCGACGGATTATCTCGATCGCATCTCCGAGGAGCGTCACGGCGCCATCCGGCTCGGCACCGCGGCAGAGCTTGCGATGATGGCCCGCGTCTTCGCCGTCATGGGCATGCATCCGGTCGGCTATTACGATCTTTCGACGGCCGGCGTGCCGGTTCATTCGACCGCATTCCGCCCGATCGGCGATGCGGAGTTGAAGCGCAATCCCTTCCGCGTCTTCACCTCGCTGCTGCGGCTCGATCTGATTGCCGATGAAGATCTTCGCAAGGCGGCCGCAGACATTCTCGCGAAGCGCCAGATTTTCACGGAAGGTGCCGTCGCACTCACCCAAAAGGCCGAGCGTGAAGGTGGCCTGACCATGGCCGACGCTAGCCAGTTCGTCGACGAGGTGCTGGAGACCTTCCGCTGGCATGACGAAGCCAACGTCGATGCCGGCATGTACCATCGCCTCCATGATGCCCATCGCCTGATTGCCGATGTCGTGTCCTTCAAGGGGCCGCACATCAACCATCTGACGCCGCGCACGCTGGATATCGATCGCGTCCAGGCGCTGATGCCCGATTACGACATCGCCCCCAAGGCCATTGTCGAGGGGCCGCCCACGCGGGCCTGCCCGATCCTGCTGCGCCAGACCTCGTTCAAGGCGCTCGAAGAGCCGGTCTCTTTCCGCAATGCCGATGGCGTCTGGGAAGCGGGCTCGCACACCGCCCGCTTCGGCGAGATCGAGCAGCGCGGCATTGCGCTGACGCCGAAGGGCCGCGCGCTTTATGACAGGCTGCTCGATCAGTCGCGCAAGATCGTACGCCCGGCTGCCGACGGATCGAATGCGCGCGATTATGAGGCTGCTCTCGCTCAGAGCTTTGCCGACTTCCCGGATGACTGGGCGGCGATCCGCGCCGAGGGCCTCGGCTATTTCACCTATTCGCTGACGGCCAAGGGCAAGACTGCCGCAACGAGCCATGGGGATATCGGCGCGCTGATCGACCAAGGCCTCGTCCAGTTCGACCCGATCGTCTACGAGGATTTCCTCCCCGTTAGCGCGGCCGGCATCTTCCAATCCAATCTCGGCGATGGCGCGCAGCAGGACTTCGTCGCCAGCCCGAACCAGCAGCGCTTCGAAGCCGATCTCGGCATGAAGGTACTGAACGAATTCGACCATTATGCCGGCATCGAACAGGCATCGATCGACGCCTGCCTGCGGGCACTATCCAAACAAGACGCCGCCGAGTGA
- a CDS encoding AAA family ATPase has translation MPNYVLLPEAAALLAGANRVLVIGCSGGGKTTYSQKIATTFGLEFQSLDRDVRWLPGWKEREKGEQRSIIFELARRERWVMDGSGASTFDLRLPRTDLVLWVRVPRRVALLGLAKRVSRHYGTVRPAMAEGCPEPLPDRAFLSYIWNFERKYAPLFVRSIDLYGPQVPVVLLNSHGEMDRLLRLARKADESQSDTATKSTIKAENRA, from the coding sequence TTGCCAAACTATGTTTTGCTGCCCGAAGCTGCTGCACTACTTGCCGGCGCCAACAGGGTACTTGTCATTGGCTGCTCCGGAGGCGGCAAGACGACCTATTCCCAGAAGATTGCGACTACATTCGGTTTGGAGTTTCAATCGCTGGACCGGGACGTCCGATGGCTGCCCGGTTGGAAAGAGCGCGAAAAGGGTGAGCAACGGTCGATTATCTTCGAGCTGGCGCGACGGGAGAGGTGGGTCATGGATGGCAGTGGCGCATCCACCTTTGATCTGAGATTGCCGCGCACCGATCTCGTCCTTTGGGTTCGAGTGCCGAGGCGTGTCGCATTATTGGGTCTGGCGAAGAGGGTTTCGCGGCACTATGGAACAGTTCGCCCTGCAATGGCCGAAGGTTGCCCTGAACCTCTGCCAGATAGGGCTTTCCTCTCCTATATCTGGAATTTCGAGAGGAAATATGCGCCTCTGTTTGTTCGAAGTATCGACCTGTATGGGCCGCAAGTGCCGGTCGTCCTTTTGAATTCGCACGGCGAAATGGATCGGCTGCTCCGGCTTGCACGCAAAGCCGATGAGAGCCAGTCGGATACAGCGACCAAGTCTACAATTAAAGCCGAGAATCGTGCTTAA
- a CDS encoding ornithine cyclodeaminase family protein, with product MKILKDEDLCPAAAMRGAIDALEAAFRAKAAGKLVSPPRHHVSFPDRGDIVFTVGGIDGERPLAGFRAYETFAGGQHSQVVAVWRADTAELQGIILGERLGQIRTGAIGGIAIRHLSAATARTVGIIGSGAQARTQLIAAAAVRDIDSVRVFSRNPRNCAAFAEEMQLELGIAVEPVTSAAKAVADADIVLCATSSDRPVIDASELKAGVHINTIGPKALKGHELGLDVANMANIIATDSPAQTRAYASPFFLSGTMHEERMLDLAAIVAGHAAGRTSPLDTTLFCSVGLAGTEVVVASAIFDMI from the coding sequence ATGAAGATATTGAAAGACGAGGATTTATGCCCTGCCGCAGCCATGCGTGGGGCAATCGATGCCTTGGAAGCAGCCTTCCGGGCCAAGGCCGCCGGCAAGCTGGTGTCCCCACCCCGCCATCACGTCTCCTTTCCCGATCGTGGAGATATCGTGTTTACCGTCGGCGGCATCGATGGCGAGCGGCCGCTTGCCGGCTTTCGCGCATACGAGACCTTTGCCGGCGGGCAGCATTCGCAAGTTGTCGCTGTTTGGCGTGCTGATACCGCTGAACTGCAGGGAATCATCTTGGGCGAGCGGCTCGGCCAGATCAGGACAGGGGCAATAGGAGGCATAGCCATCCGTCACCTTAGCGCTGCGACCGCCCGCACGGTCGGCATCATTGGTAGCGGTGCGCAGGCGCGAACGCAGCTCATTGCCGCTGCCGCCGTTCGCGACATAGACTCTGTCCGGGTCTTCAGCCGAAATCCGAGAAACTGTGCCGCCTTCGCTGAAGAGATGCAACTGGAACTCGGCATTGCCGTTGAACCGGTCACAAGTGCTGCAAAAGCCGTGGCCGATGCCGATATCGTATTATGCGCAACAAGCAGCGACAGGCCGGTGATCGATGCTTCGGAGTTAAAAGCCGGCGTCCACATCAATACGATCGGCCCGAAGGCGCTCAAGGGGCATGAGCTCGGCCTGGACGTCGCGAACATGGCCAACATCATCGCTACGGATTCTCCCGCGCAAACGCGCGCCTATGCGTCCCCATTTTTCCTTTCCGGAACCATGCACGAGGAGCGAATGCTCGATCTTGCGGCCATAGTCGCCGGCCATGCTGCCGGTAGAACATCTCCTCTCGACACCACGCTCTTCTGTTCGGTCGGCCTCGCGGGTACGGAAGTCGTGGTAGCATCGGCCATATTCGACATGATCTGA
- a CDS encoding nucleotidyltransferase family protein, with amino-acid sequence MTTSEQAELEDIVFGSPLLGPLLRRWDEIALPDCWLVAGAIAQTVWNYAFGLPLSHGINDLDIVYFDADDLSEQAEADHAARVRGMFPDFPVWIDVKNEARVHCWYEAKFGYPIPPYKSTLDAITTFPTTATAVGLRSNSHGRLDYCAPFGLSDLLNGVVRPNKKQITQAIYEQKVNR; translated from the coding sequence ATGACGACAAGCGAACAGGCGGAACTGGAGGATATAGTCTTCGGAAGTCCATTGCTCGGGCCGCTTCTCCGGCGCTGGGATGAGATTGCGCTGCCGGATTGCTGGCTGGTGGCAGGAGCCATTGCTCAGACCGTTTGGAATTATGCCTTCGGGCTGCCCCTGTCTCATGGAATCAATGATCTCGACATCGTTTATTTCGATGCCGATGATCTGTCTGAACAAGCGGAGGCCGATCATGCCGCTCGGGTCCGCGGGATGTTTCCCGATTTCCCGGTTTGGATCGATGTGAAGAATGAAGCCCGGGTTCATTGCTGGTACGAAGCGAAGTTCGGATACCCGATCCCGCCTTACAAATCGACCCTGGACGCCATCACCACTTTTCCGACTACGGCAACCGCCGTGGGATTGCGTTCCAATAGTCACGGTCGTCTGGATTATTGTGCTCCGTTCGGTCTTTCTGATCTGCTGAATGGCGTCGTGCGCCCTAATAAGAAGCAGATCACGCAGGCGATCTACGAGCAGAAGGTCAATCGCTAG